A part of Myxococcales bacterium genomic DNA contains:
- the mutS gene encoding DNA mismatch repair protein MutS, translating into MTKQKLTPMMRQWMDAKEKHPDAILLFRMGDFYELFGDDAVLSAPILELALTCRDKDKSGMKMAGFPCHSAPNYINKLVEQGYKVAICEQLSDPKAGKGIVERGVVEVVSPGTLLEEESSGSAHNFLMSLIKDKNRWALAALDLSSATFLVSSSDNFDNVIDEISRLNPKELIIFKDDEQAYQTLSEVQKNSRFRFRIERKAEKKLNESRADSLEDKAQFLLIGYVMELSGQMPCHVGKAVHYSIEDQLLMDEATRLNLDLLPKKKGDKANLYSVLDFSKTVMAKRLLAKELSAPSTNLQSIIERQVRVKEFLEENSLRDFVREQLGGCHDISKLTALASSNKIGPRGMARLRDCLFIVEQVREEILKSSVCELRDFASLLPDFEHLKAQLDCALVESPPILLKDGALFKSGYDQELDQLLELHSNSHDMLLRIENKERESTGISSLKIKYTRVFGYYIEITKSNLSKVPAHYQRKQTIANGERYITEELSELEIKLNTAKERLAAREYELFEALRAKVAKNARMLIEMANIMSEIDMVAALAEAAFVNSWVCPKVLAKEERIISIVSGRHPVVEHITQREGSFFVPNSLELNHSDCSLALITGPNMAGKSTIMRQVALIQIMAQIGSFVPADSAQLSVCDYIFARVGASDDLSTGRSTFMVEMSETSYILEHATEFSLILLDEIGRGTSTYDGMSIAQSVAEYIHDELKTRTLFATHYHELTELEEKLAKFKNFHVEVSENNAKVQFLYTLAPGPALESFGIQVAQLAGLPRHVVERAREILHLLENKEKNNFEKPNEVLLPVQALSQGDLFNQSERRTSFPELERIAGLDINRITPVQALVKLQGLQNVLRQVIK; encoded by the coding sequence ATGACTAAACAAAAACTAACTCCAATGATGAGGCAATGGATGGATGCTAAAGAAAAGCATCCCGATGCAATATTGCTCTTTAGAATGGGAGATTTCTATGAACTCTTTGGAGATGATGCAGTTTTAAGCGCACCGATACTAGAACTTGCTCTTACATGCCGCGATAAAGATAAGAGCGGAATGAAAATGGCAGGATTTCCTTGCCATAGTGCTCCAAATTACATCAATAAATTGGTTGAGCAAGGCTATAAGGTTGCCATTTGTGAGCAACTTAGTGATCCCAAAGCTGGCAAAGGTATTGTAGAAAGAGGAGTTGTTGAAGTTGTTAGTCCTGGAACACTTTTAGAAGAAGAAAGCTCGGGTTCAGCTCACAACTTTCTTATGAGTCTTATTAAAGACAAGAACAGATGGGCACTGGCTGCCTTGGATTTATCAAGTGCAACTTTTTTAGTTTCAAGTTCTGATAACTTTGACAACGTGATTGATGAAATTAGTCGTCTCAATCCTAAAGAACTCATAATTTTTAAAGATGATGAACAGGCCTATCAAACGCTAAGCGAGGTACAAAAAAATTCTCGTTTTCGTTTTAGAATCGAAAGAAAAGCTGAAAAAAAATTGAATGAGAGCAGAGCAGACTCCTTGGAAGACAAAGCGCAATTCTTGCTGATCGGCTATGTTATGGAGTTATCTGGGCAGATGCCTTGTCATGTTGGCAAGGCTGTTCATTACTCAATTGAGGATCAACTTTTAATGGATGAGGCTACTCGGCTCAATCTTGATCTTTTACCGAAAAAGAAAGGGGATAAAGCAAATTTATACTCGGTGCTGGATTTTTCTAAAACCGTCATGGCTAAACGCTTGCTAGCTAAAGAATTGTCTGCCCCCTCTACCAATTTGCAATCAATTATTGAACGCCAAGTGAGAGTTAAGGAATTTTTAGAAGAAAATAGCTTGAGAGATTTTGTGCGAGAACAATTAGGTGGTTGCCACGATATCAGTAAGCTCACAGCTCTGGCTTCTTCAAATAAAATCGGTCCCCGAGGGATGGCACGCCTAAGAGATTGTTTGTTCATTGTTGAGCAGGTGAGAGAGGAAATTCTCAAGAGTTCAGTCTGTGAGTTAAGGGATTTTGCAAGTTTGCTTCCTGACTTTGAACACTTGAAGGCACAACTTGACTGTGCCTTAGTGGAAAGCCCTCCCATACTGCTTAAAGATGGAGCTCTTTTTAAGTCTGGTTATGATCAAGAGCTCGATCAACTTTTAGAACTGCATAGTAATAGTCACGATATGCTCTTAAGGATTGAAAATAAGGAGCGTGAATCAACAGGTATTTCCTCACTGAAAATAAAATACACTCGTGTGTTTGGGTACTATATTGAAATAACCAAAAGCAATCTTTCAAAAGTTCCCGCTCATTATCAGCGAAAACAAACTATTGCCAATGGTGAACGATATATTACCGAAGAACTGAGCGAGCTAGAGATTAAACTCAACACTGCTAAGGAGCGCCTTGCTGCTCGAGAATATGAACTTTTTGAGGCTTTGCGGGCAAAGGTTGCAAAAAACGCTCGAATGCTCATAGAAATGGCCAATATTATGAGCGAAATTGATATGGTGGCAGCTTTGGCAGAGGCAGCTTTCGTTAACAGCTGGGTGTGTCCAAAAGTACTTGCTAAAGAAGAAAGAATTATTTCGATTGTTTCCGGGAGACATCCGGTTGTTGAACATATTACTCAGCGCGAAGGTTCATTTTTTGTTCCCAATAGTTTAGAGCTTAACCATAGTGATTGCAGTTTGGCTTTGATCACTGGGCCAAATATGGCCGGTAAAAGCACCATTATGCGCCAAGTGGCTCTTATACAAATTATGGCGCAAATTGGATCATTTGTGCCTGCAGACTCGGCTCAACTTAGTGTGTGCGATTATATTTTTGCTCGCGTGGGAGCTTCCGATGATTTATCGACTGGCCGATCGACCTTCATGGTGGAAATGAGCGAAACTTCATATATTCTAGAGCATGCAACGGAGTTTTCGTTGATACTGCTTGATGAGATTGGTCGCGGCACAAGTACTTACGATGGTATGTCAATCGCGCAGTCGGTAGCTGAGTATATTCATGATGAACTCAAAACACGGACTTTATTTGCTACTCATTATCATGAGCTCACCGAGTTAGAAGAAAAACTAGCAAAGTTTAAAAATTTCCATGTTGAAGTGAGTGAGAATAATGCAAAAGTTCAATTCCTATACACACTGGCTCCAGGTCCTGCCTTAGAAAGTTTTGGTATTCAAGTTGCTCAGCTGGCAGGATTACCAAGGCATGTTGTTGAGCGGGCTCGAGAAATTTTGCATTTACTTGAAAATAAAGAAAAAAACAACTTTGAAAAACCCAATGAAGTATTGCTACCGGTGCAAGCTCTGTCTCAAGGGGATTTATTTAATCAAAGTGAAAGGAGGACGAGCTTTCCCGAGCTCGAACGCATAGCTGGTTTGGATATTAATCGTATCACGCCAGTTCAGGCCTTAGTAAAATTACAAGGTTTACAAAATGTGCTTCGTCAGGTGATTAAGTAA
- a CDS encoding class II glutamine amidotransferase codes for MCRLFSVKARNKSKVHHSLVAAENALMEQSRKHPDGWGIAYYQQGVPHLIKCSDPAYKSEMFHHVSHALFSDTVIAHVRKATFGSISIANCHPFQQGRWVMAHNGEIPNFKKIRGDLMAAISPQFLVNILGATDSEIYCALIMQELYQLRVLDSPAPAVQLVARAVRAAVKKIEFLAGRYDIEKKTSLNIVLSNGTLLLAYRHGRELNYSCFRDDESSCTGALLANKCVPNYIEGCSISHLLISSEPVAQKDLWQSLLDRQIVAVDHEWKFYRDL; via the coding sequence ATGTGTAGGTTGTTTTCTGTTAAAGCCCGGAATAAAAGCAAAGTCCATCATTCCTTGGTGGCTGCGGAAAATGCCTTGATGGAACAGAGTAGGAAGCATCCTGATGGCTGGGGTATAGCCTATTATCAACAGGGGGTTCCACATCTCATTAAATGTTCGGATCCAGCCTATAAAAGTGAAATGTTTCATCATGTGAGTCACGCTTTGTTTTCAGATACCGTTATAGCCCATGTGCGCAAGGCAACTTTCGGAAGTATTTCTATTGCTAACTGTCATCCTTTTCAGCAAGGAAGATGGGTAATGGCGCATAATGGAGAAATTCCAAATTTCAAAAAGATTCGCGGAGATTTGATGGCAGCAATTTCCCCGCAATTTTTAGTTAACATTTTAGGGGCTACCGATAGCGAAATTTACTGTGCCTTGATCATGCAGGAATTATATCAGTTGCGTGTGCTTGACAGTCCTGCTCCAGCTGTTCAATTGGTTGCACGAGCTGTTCGTGCTGCAGTAAAAAAAATTGAGTTCTTAGCAGGCCGTTACGATATAGAAAAAAAAACCTCTCTAAATATTGTTTTAAGTAATGGAACGCTGTTGCTTGCCTACCGTCACGGGCGTGAGCTTAATTATAGTTGCTTCAGGGATGATGAATCATCGTGCACTGGAGCTTTGTTGGCCAACAAATGTGTGCCGAATTATATTGAGGGGTGTTCTATTAGTCATCTTTTAATTAGCTCTGAGCCTGTCGCACAAAAGGACTTGTGGCAGAGCTTGCTGGATAGACAAATCGTAGCGGTCGATCATGAATGGAAATTTTATAGAGATCTTTGA
- a CDS encoding MarR family transcriptional regulator, which yields MSTTKRNKHVELAYKLKQAQHSLRNSMDETLKSLELTTPQYAVLSQLETSPGISNAQLARSSFVTAQTMHGIVLNLEKNNLVRRKRDLNHGRILCTELTKKGKRTIEVAHAHVYETQKLMTRTLSKKNIQLFEEILNECIKNLQ from the coding sequence ATGTCAACAACTAAGCGAAATAAGCACGTTGAACTTGCTTATAAATTGAAGCAGGCTCAGCATAGTTTACGGAATTCTATGGATGAAACTCTCAAAAGTTTGGAACTTACCACTCCACAATATGCAGTTCTCAGTCAACTCGAAACAAGTCCGGGAATTTCAAATGCACAATTAGCGCGGTCATCGTTTGTTACCGCACAAACCATGCATGGCATCGTTTTAAATTTGGAAAAAAATAATTTGGTAAGGCGAAAACGCGATCTGAATCATGGCCGTATTCTTTGCACCGAGTTAACGAAAAAAGGAAAACGTACCATTGAAGTTGCCCATGCACACGTGTACGAAACACAAAAGCTCATGACACGTACTTTAAGTAAAAAAAATATTCAGCTATTTGAAGAAATTTTGAACGAGTGCATAAAAAATCTTCAATAA
- a CDS encoding VOC family protein: protein MATNSNPPIRANLQLIFVSDIKKSTSYYTMLFETEPVFTSPRYVAFSAGDEKVLFALWTGKQAPDPQAPRFHEIGIMVSSNDEVEKLFQKWRKNSAINIIQEPVSEVFGLTFLVKDPDGHIIRVSPLD from the coding sequence ATGGCAACTAACAGCAATCCACCCATTAGAGCAAATCTTCAACTAATTTTTGTTTCAGACATCAAGAAATCAACCTCCTATTACACTATGCTCTTCGAAACAGAGCCTGTTTTTACTAGTCCGCGCTATGTAGCCTTTTCTGCAGGTGATGAGAAAGTTTTATTTGCTCTTTGGACTGGTAAACAAGCACCAGATCCTCAGGCACCCCGTTTTCATGAAATTGGAATCATGGTGTCTTCAAATGACGAAGTCGAAAAACTTTTTCAGAAATGGCGAAAAAATTCCGCCATAAATATTATTCAAGAACCAGTGAGTGAAGTATTTGGGCTAACCTTTTTGGTGAAGGATCCAGATGGGCATATTATCCGCGTGAGTCCTCTCGATTAG
- a CDS encoding mechanosensitive ion channel family protein yields MSHLFSQVSWATTKAFLITVCVVASFYIIGKIFSLSLLKRFINLSQSRRWRFSEAFFTSVKKVLTPFLLSLSFVISIQFWNLEGKSLELASDIVWSVFIIIISHFLILFFSQAVTAYGGIKKTALPAATLGKNIISILVIILGFLFILHQFGVSIAPFLTAVGVGGVAVALALQETLSNLVAGINITMGGEIQKGDYIKLDTGEIGSITDISWRETSLKMRENNIIRIPNSRLTKAILTIYDRPIKEFIIFFTVGVDYSSDLEHVEKVTLEIANEVQKNVKEATYNFEPRLRYQEFADSSINLIVALGCENFESQFMVRHEFVKRLHKRFKQEGISIPFPMRTLSWYQAAPKV; encoded by the coding sequence GTGTCTCATTTATTTTCACAAGTCTCCTGGGCTACAACGAAGGCATTTTTAATAACTGTTTGTGTAGTTGCCAGCTTTTATATTATCGGTAAAATTTTTAGTCTTAGTTTATTGAAGAGATTTATTAATCTCTCTCAGAGTAGGCGATGGCGATTCAGTGAAGCATTTTTTACCTCGGTGAAAAAAGTTCTGACTCCTTTCTTATTGTCTTTAAGCTTTGTCATTTCAATTCAATTTTGGAATTTAGAAGGAAAGTCTTTAGAGTTAGCGAGTGATATAGTTTGGTCTGTATTCATAATAATAATTTCACATTTTTTAATTTTATTTTTTTCCCAAGCGGTCACAGCTTATGGAGGCATAAAAAAAACAGCCCTGCCAGCGGCAACGCTCGGCAAAAATATCATTAGTATTTTGGTTATTATACTTGGATTTTTGTTTATTCTTCATCAGTTCGGTGTTTCCATTGCGCCTTTTCTTACGGCTGTAGGGGTAGGTGGTGTGGCGGTGGCTCTCGCGTTGCAAGAAACTCTTTCAAATTTGGTCGCTGGTATAAATATTACCATGGGCGGCGAAATTCAAAAGGGCGATTACATAAAGCTTGATACTGGTGAAATAGGCTCAATCACTGATATTTCTTGGCGTGAAACAAGTTTAAAAATGCGAGAGAATAATATTATTCGTATACCAAACAGCAGGTTAACCAAAGCAATATTAACTATCTATGATAGGCCCATTAAAGAATTTATCATTTTTTTTACTGTTGGAGTCGATTATAGCAGCGATTTGGAACACGTGGAGAAGGTCACATTAGAGATTGCCAATGAAGTGCAAAAAAATGTTAAAGAGGCAACTTATAATTTCGAGCCAAGGCTGCGGTATCAGGAGTTTGCTGATTCTTCTATCAATTTGATTGTGGCCTTAGGTTGCGAAAATTTTGAAAGCCAATTCATGGTGCGCCATGAGTTTGTAAAACGTTTACATAAACGTTTTAAGCAAGAAGGAATTTCTATACCTTTCCCTATGAGAACACTCAGCTGGTACCAAGCAGCTCCTAAGGTTTAG